One stretch of Pandoraea oxalativorans DNA includes these proteins:
- a CDS encoding ABC transporter permease, producing the protein MTRSATPSQRPTSYTASRSPRWRVWRRFRSHRLGYWSLVAFVVLFGISLFAEVIANDKPWVVRYEGQWYFPLVKTYPEATFGGDFPTPTDYLDPFIEDRIRAGDNFAIYPPVRYSYDTINYFAKVPNPAPPSSENWLGTDDRGRDVFARLLYGFRLSVIFALALTVSGTLLGMLAGAVQGFYGGRIDLTLQRLIEIWGSLPELYLLIIFASIFEPHLWLLFVLLSLFGWIGLSDYVRAEFLRNRQLDYVRAARAMGLSNWQIIRRHVLPNSMTPVITFLPFRMSGAILALTSLDFLGLGVPPPTPSLGELLNQGKANLDAWWISLATFVVLVLTLLLLTFMGDALRNALDTRVADKQAAAGGAM; encoded by the coding sequence GCCCGACGTCCTATACCGCATCGCGCTCACCGCGCTGGCGTGTCTGGCGGCGCTTTCGCAGCCACCGGCTCGGTTACTGGAGCCTTGTCGCCTTCGTCGTGCTGTTCGGCATCAGCCTGTTTGCCGAAGTCATCGCCAACGACAAACCGTGGGTCGTGCGCTACGAGGGGCAGTGGTACTTCCCGCTGGTGAAGACGTACCCCGAAGCGACCTTCGGCGGCGACTTCCCAACGCCGACGGACTATCTCGATCCGTTCATCGAAGACCGCATTCGCGCGGGCGATAACTTCGCGATTTATCCGCCGGTGCGCTACAGCTACGACACCATCAACTACTTTGCAAAGGTGCCGAACCCGGCGCCGCCGTCGTCCGAAAACTGGCTCGGCACGGACGATCGTGGCCGCGACGTCTTCGCGCGGCTGCTCTATGGTTTCCGGCTATCCGTGATCTTTGCACTGGCGCTCACCGTCTCGGGCACACTGCTTGGTATGCTCGCCGGTGCGGTGCAGGGCTTTTACGGCGGACGCATCGACCTCACGTTGCAGCGACTGATCGAAATCTGGGGATCGTTGCCCGAGTTGTATCTGCTCATCATCTTCGCGTCGATCTTCGAGCCGCATTTATGGCTGTTGTTCGTGCTGCTGTCGCTGTTCGGCTGGATCGGACTGTCCGACTACGTGCGGGCCGAATTCCTGCGTAATCGTCAGTTGGATTACGTGCGCGCGGCGCGGGCAATGGGGCTGTCGAACTGGCAGATCATTCGACGTCACGTATTGCCCAACAGCATGACGCCGGTGATCACGTTCCTGCCGTTCCGTATGAGCGGGGCGATTCTGGCGCTGACCAGTCTGGACTTCCTCGGGCTGGGTGTGCCGCCGCCGACACCGAGCCTTGGCGAACTGCTCAACCAAGGCAAGGCGAATCTCGACGCGTGGTGGATTTCGCTGGCGACGTTCGTCGTGCTCGTACTGACGTTGTTGTTGCTTACGTTCATGGGAGACGCCTTGCGCAATGCGCTCGACACGCGTGTCGCGGACAAGCAGGCCGCGGCCGGGGGGGCGATGTGA